TAGAATGAACCGGCGAGTTACGATTGCATGCGAGGTTAAGTTGAAGAAACGGAGCCGTAGCGAAAGCGAGTCTGAATAGGGCGAATGAGTATGTAGTCGTAGACCCGAAACCATGTGATCTACCCATGTCCAGGTTGAAGGTGCGGTAAAACGCACTGGAGGACCGAACCCACGTACGTTGAAAAGTGCGGGGATGAGGTGTGGGTAGCGGAGAAATTCCAAACGAACTTGGAGATAGCTGGTTCTCTCCGAAATAGCTTTAGGGCTAGCGTCGAAGTTGAGAATGATGGAGGTAGAGCACTGTTTGGACTAGGGGCCCATCTCGGGTTACCGAATTCAGATAAACTCCGAATGCCATTCATTCATATTCGGCAGTCAGACTGTGAGTGATAAGATCCATAGTCGAAAGGGAAACAGCCCAGACCACCAGCTAAGGTCCCAAAATATATGTTAAGTGGAAAAGGATGTGGGGTTGCACAGACAACTAGGATGTTGGCTTAGAAGCAGCCACCATTTAAAGAGTGCGTAATAGCTCACTAGTCGAGTGACCCTGCGCCGAAAATGTACCGGGGCTAAACATATTACCGAAGCTGTGGAGTGCACCGTATGGTGCATTGGTAGGAGAGCGTTCTAAGGGCGTCGAAGGTAGATCGTGAGGACTACTGGAGCGCTTAGAAGTGAGAATGCCGGCATGAGTAGCGAAAGACAGGTGAGAATCCTGTCCACCGAATGTCTAAGGTTTCCTGGGGAAGGTTCGTCCGCCCAGGGTTAGTCGGGACCTAAGCCGAGGCCGAAAGGCGTAGGCGATGGACAACAGGTTGATATTCCTGTACCACGTTGAATCCATTATGACCGATGGGGGGACGGGGAAGGGTAAGAGAACCCAGGCGATGGTTGTCCTGGGGCAAGTACGTAGCTAGTCGCTGTAGGCAAATCCGCAGCGGCGTTATGACGCGAGGTGCGATGCCAGCTGGATTAGTTTCCGGCCAGTCTCCGAGCCCATGCCTCCGAGAAAAGCCTCTAGGCAGGATTCATGTGCCCGTACCCATAACCGACACAGGTGGACAAGTAGAAGATACTAAGGTGAGCGAGATAACCTTCGTTAAGGAACTCGGCAAATTCGCCCCGTAACTTCGGGATAAGGGGCGCCCCGTTAGGGTGAAATCCATACGGATGGAGCTCGAGGGGGCCGCAGTGAATTGGTCCAAACGACTGTTTACCAAAAACACAGGGCTCTGCTAAGTCGCAAGACGACGTATAGGGTCTGACGCCTGCCCGGTGCTGGAAGGTTACGCGGACTTGTTAGCTCTTCGGAGCAAAGCAATGAAGCTAAGCCCCAGTAAACGGCGGCCGTAACTATAACGGTCCTAAGGTAGCGAAATTCCTTGTCGGGTAAGTTCCGACCTGCACGAATGGCGTAACGATTTGGACGCTGTCTCAACGAAGGACTCGGTGAAATTGGAGTCTCGGTGAAGATACCGAGTACCCGCATCAAGACGGAAAGACCCCGTGAACCTTTACTACAACTTGATATTGGAGTTTGGTGTGTCCTGTTCAGGATAGGTGGGAGACAGTGAACCGATGGTTACGGCCATCGGGGAGTCAACCTTGAGATACCACCCTTGACATACCGGGCTTCTAACACTGTTCCGTAATCCGGTCAGTGGACATTGTCAGGCGGGTAGTTTGACTGGGGCGGTCGCCTCCTAAAATGTAACGGAGGCGCCCAAAGGTTCCCTCAGTACGGTTGGAAATCGTGCGTAGAGTGTAAAGGCAACAAGGGAGCTTGACTGCGAGACCGACGGGTCGAGCAGGAACGAAAGTTGGGCTTAGTGATCCGGCGGTTGCAAGTGGAAGCGCCGTCGCTCAACGGATAAAAGGTACTCCGGGGATAACAGGCTTATCGCTTCCAAGAGTCCATATCGACGAAGCGGTTTGGCACCTCGATGTCGGCTCGTCGCATCCTGGGGCGGGAGTACGTCCCAAGGGTTGGGCTGTTCGCCCATTAAAGCGGCACGCGAGCTGGGTTCAGAACGTCGTGAGACAGTTCGGTCCCTATCTGATGTGGGCGTTGGAGAATTGAGAGGATTTGTCCCTAGTACGAGAGGACCGGGATGAACGTGCCTCTGGTGTAGCTGTTGTCCTGCCAAGGGCACCGCAGCCTAGCTACGCACGGAACGGATAACCGCTGAAGGCATCTAAGCGGGAAGCCGTCCTCGAGATTAATTCTCCCATCTCTTCGAGAGAGTAAGACCCCTGGTAGACCACCAGGTTGATAGGCCGGCGGTGGAAGGGTGGTAACACCTGCAGCTGACCGGTACTAATGGGTCGAGGGCTTGACGGATTTTTATTTCAATGCCATTGTGCGGTTTTCAAGCAGCACCGAGGCTCATAGTCTCACCATATTTCCGGTGGTGTAATAGCGTGGTGGAAACACCTCTTCCCATTCCGAACAGAGCAGTTAAGCACCACAGCGCCGATGGTACTTGGGGGGCAACCCCCTGGGAGAGTAGGACGCCGCCGGTTTTTCATTGAAGGGCCGCCCGCGAGGGCGGCCCTTTACGTTGCACATGACCGATCGCGCGGCGGTCAGCAACGCGAGTGGTCGCGGTGAGGATCGGGCCCGCTATACGGCCACAATCCTCACCGTGCTGCGTTGGTGCCACTAACGCCCGCGGTCGCCGAAAGACGGCGCTTCAGTCGTTAGCCCACCGACTCTGCTGCGCCGGCCGCGCTGCGACTCCGGGCTGACGGAACCTGCCCGGCTCGTGTCGGTGTCGGGAGGGCGATACGGTGGCAGGGTGAGTGAGATTCACGGCGCAGAGGGGATTTCAGACGAGGATCTTCGGGCCGGTCTGGGAGTGATCCGATTCCTCAGCGAGTCGATCGGGCCGCGCCCGCCCTGTTCCGAACAGGAGGAGCGCGCCGCCGAGCAGGTCGATGGAGAACTCAGGAGAATCGGTCTTAGGCCGGAGCTTGAAGGGTTCCGGAGCGCCCGGAGCTTCGGTGGGGCCTATCTGGCGATCTTCGGTCTGGCCTTGGGCGGCTCTCTGCTCCAGGGGATGCGGTCACGGAGGCGGGTTGGAACGGCTTTGGGATTGGCTGGGGTCCTGACAGCGGTCGCGGAGGGTCGCTTCCCGTGCCGCGGGCCGCTCAACCTGCTCCGGCGCCGATCGAGCCGGAACCTGCACGCCGTGATCGAGCCGAAAGGGAACGCGGTCAGGACCGTCTGTTTGATGTCGCATCTGGACTCATCGCGCTCCGGGCTGATGTTCCACCCGCGGGTCACTCCGTTCCTTGGGAAGCTGGTGGCGGCAACCGGAGCGGCAACGCTGCTTTCAGTAATTTCAGGGCCGTTGCGTCAGATTCCGGTTCTGCGCTGGCTCGACCGGATCGGGAGGGGGTTCCTCCTTACCGCCGGTCTCCTGGTGCTGGAGCGGGAACTCCGGGGTGTGGATGTGCCCGGGGCGAACGACAACGCTTCCGGGGTCGGCGCCTGCCTCGCCCTGGGCCATGGACTGGCACGGCACCGCCCGGCGAACACCCGGATCGTGCTGCTCTTTACCGGCAGCGAGGAGTCCGGGCCGCTCGGGATCCGGGACTTCCTTCACCGGCATGACACCGACGGATGGCTTTTCGTCAACTTCGATGGAGTCGGGGCGGACGCGCCGCTGCGGGTACTCGACCGGGAGGGAGGACCGCTCAACTCGGTCAGGGCGGATCGGGAACTGTTGGAACTGGCCGCCGCGGTCGGGCGCGAGCATCCGGCGCTGGCCGCGGCACCACTCAGTCACGGATCTGGACTTCCCTACGACTCAACCCCGGTTCTGGCTGGGGGAGGGCGTGCTGTCAGCGTTGTCAACCAGGACGGTCCGATCCCGAACTATCACTGGCCAAGCGACCGTTTCGAGAACATTTCGGCTCCAGCCTTTGAGCGGGCTGTGCGGTTCGGGATCGAACTGATTCGAATGATCGACGAGGGTGATTAGACCTCGGTTGGTTCAGGCCGATCCTGCCGTGCGTCGACCGGGGGTCCGGCACGGTTCATCCGGGTGGGTCGGATTGCGGCGTGGAGAGAGCCGGGACCGGTTCGGTGAGTGGCGACGGGTGCGCCTGGTGCCGGGGCAGGCGGGGACCCGGCCGGCCGGAGCGGGATGCTCCAGACCGTACTCGCCGAGGGTGGCGAATTCGATCGCGAGATCGATGAGGTCGGCCACCCGAAAGGCAGCCCTGGCGCGGAAAGTTTCGATTGATGCGAACATAGGTTCGTACAGTAGGCGACCGGTCGGACACGAACATGTGTTTGTACGAAATCTTGCAGAAAGGAGCGCCGAGGGGAGGGCTGTCGTTCAAATCGACTGAGAAGTCTCCCCTCGATGGCTTTCCGGCCGGGGTGTTCGGGGTGTCCGGGGTTGTCCAGCCGTTCGCTGGCAAGGATTCAGCCGATGACGGGGCCCGATAGTGCTGGGGTACGTGAGGGTTTCGTCTGAGGCTGCTGACGCCGCCAGCGGTCGGCTGGCGACCCCGGACTAGCCGAAGTTGAAACCGGTTGGAGCGAGGGTCTTGATCGCCCGATCCGGAGGGATGATCTCGGTCAGACCGCGGACCGCGAGACTGGTCGTGCCGTGCCTCGACTCGATCCTTCCCCGGGCCCGGATCAGGGTCGACGTCTTGACCACCAGCCGGTGCCGGGCGGCTACCTGTGGCGGCAGGACCAGGTTGATGGTGCCGTGCTCGTCCTCGGCCAGGATGAAGATCACCCCGTTGGCGGTTTCCGGGCGTTGACGGGCAACCATCAGGCCGGCGACCTCGGTCCAGCTGCGGTCGGGCAGGGCCGACGCCGCGGTGGTGGTCAGTACCCGCTCCGGCAGGGTGGGGCGGATCAGAGCCATCGGATGGCCCTCCAGGGTCATGCCGGTCGAGCCGTACTCGGCCCGTACCCGGTCCCAGCCGGCGGGCTCATCCAGTGCCGGCGGGGCGGCTTCCGCCAGCGGCAGGGCGAGCTGTCGGCCTGCGTCGTTGCCGGTGGGGCGGGGGAGGAGGCCGACGCTCCAGAGTCCGGCCGCCCGGCCGCTGCGGGGCAGGGACCGGAGCGCACCGGCCCAGGCCAGCAGCTCAAGGTCCTCCCGGCGCATCGGCAGGCGGGAGGCGAGATCACCCAGATCCCGGAATCGACCACCCCGGTCACGCTCCGCCACCAGTTCCCCGAGCTCGTCCTCCCGGGCACCCTTGATGTAACCAAGCCCGATCCGAACCGCAGGCTGCCGACGTTCGCAACTCTCACACCGAGATGAGGGAAATCCGGCACTATGCCGGATAAGTCTCATCTCGGTGGATTGGTGGTGGCTGTCCGGCCACTCGGCGCTGCACTCGACCCGGCTTGAGTTGATGTCCGGGGGCAGCACCTCGATCCCGCTTCTTCGGGCGTCGCTGACCAGTGAGTCCGGGGGGTAGAAGCCCATCGGCTGTTCATTCAGAAGCGAGGCCAGGTACTCCGGTCCGTAATGGAGCTTCAGCCAGGCCGACTGGTAGGCGAGCAGCCCGAAGGCGGCCGAGTGGGCCTTGGGAAAGCCGAAACCGGAGAAACCGGCGATCTGGGTGTAAACCCTCTCTGCCTGCTCGACCGTCAATCCGTTGGCCCCGGCACCCTCGATGAACCGCTGGTGATGGGCCTCGAGCGCCCGCCGGGAGCGCTTCCGGCTCATCGCCCGTCGGAGGCTCTCGGCTTCGGAGGAGCTGAAGCCGGCCACCTGCATCGCCACCTCGATCACCTGCTCCTGGAAGATGATCACCCCCAGCGTCTCCTTCAGGACCGGTTCCAGCAGGGGGTGGATGTACGGGATCTCGAAGTCCGGATCCTCCCGTTGGCGCATCCGGCGCTCAAGATAAGGG
Above is a genomic segment from Solirubrobacterales bacterium containing:
- a CDS encoding M28 family metallopeptidase — protein: MSEIHGAEGISDEDLRAGLGVIRFLSESIGPRPPCSEQEERAAEQVDGELRRIGLRPELEGFRSARSFGGAYLAIFGLALGGSLLQGMRSRRRVGTALGLAGVLTAVAEGRFPCRGPLNLLRRRSSRNLHAVIEPKGNAVRTVCLMSHLDSSRSGLMFHPRVTPFLGKLVAATGAATLLSVISGPLRQIPVLRWLDRIGRGFLLTAGLLVLERELRGVDVPGANDNASGVGACLALGHGLARHRPANTRIVLLFTGSEESGPLGIRDFLHRHDTDGWLFVNFDGVGADAPLRVLDREGGPLNSVRADRELLELAAAVGREHPALAAAPLSHGSGLPYDSTPVLAGGGRAVSVVNQDGPIPNYHWPSDRFENISAPAFERAVRFGIELIRMIDEGD